Within the Sulfurospirillum barnesii SES-3 genome, the region TGAATTAAAAGTTTCAATAGATAAAGATCAAGACAGTACTACTAGCTCAATAATAGAATATGGACAGAATGTCAAAAATTGGCTTAAAAAGATATCTGCTAAAGCTATCGAAAACAATTCTATAAAATATATTGGGGAAGCTTTAGATAGTTTTTATGGTTTCATTACAAACTGATACTAGTTTAAAACATTGTATCAAAATTCTTTTATCGGGAGTGTTCAAAAATCTGTGTCAGCACCAAGTAGTTCCTAAAATTGTGGGAGTGTTCAAAAATCTGTGTCAGCACCAAGTAGCTCCTAAAATTGTATCATAAATTTAAAGCCTTGTTGAGTCTGCCCTCAAAATAAATTGAGAGTTGTGAGAGGGTTAGACTCCAATTTCGTATAGGCATTGTCCATTTTTTTTCTGCATTTTTGATTCCCATAAACAATAATTTGAGTAAGCTATCATCATTTGGAAAAGCCCCTTTAGTCTTTGTGAGGGTTCTAAATTGGCGATGAACGGATTCAATAATATTGGTGGTATAAATAACACGTCTAATATCTTCTGGATACTGAAAGTACACTGAGAGATTCTCCCATTTGTTACGCCAAGATTGAAAAACAATAGGGTATTTTTTACCCCATTTTTCTTCCAGTTTATCCAGTTCATTTTCAGCTTCTTCTTTGGAAAATGCTTGATAGACTGCTTTAAGTTCACTAGCAAATTGCTTTTGATTGATTGAGCCTATAAACCTGAGGGAATTGCGTATTTGATGGACGATACACAGCTGAACTTCTGTATTGGGAAATACTGAAGTGATGGCTTCAGGAAATCCTTTAAGTCCATCGACTGAGGCAATCAATATATCTTTCACTCCACGGTTTTGCAGATCTGTGAGCACTTGTAACCAGAACTTTGCTCCTTCACTTTCACCTAAATAAAGACCGAGTATCTCTTTTTTACCATCGGTTCTAACACCTAGTACGGTATAAAAGGCTTTAGAGATATAACGTCCTTCATCTTTGACTTTATAGTGAATGGCATCTAAAAATATAAAGGGATAGAGCTCTTCCAAGGGACGAACTCGCCATTCTTGTAGCATGGGTAGGATTTTATCGGTTACTGCACTTATCGTGGCTTTAGAGAAGCCCACTCCATAAATCTCTTCTATATGATCTGCTATTTGGCTATAACTGTTGCCAAGGGCATAGAGTGAGAGTATCTTTTGTTCTATTTGATCTGACATATGGGTCTGATTTTTCTTTACAATTTGAGGCTCGAATGTGCCTGCTCTATCTCGTGGGACATCCAGTTCAAAACTGCCTACTTCACTCTTCATTGTTTTAGAGCTACTGCCATTTTTACGGTTTTTTACTAAATCCTGTGTGAGATGGGATTCTATCTCTGCTTGAAGCGCTGCTTCTGTCAGTTGTTTAATCAATGGAGCCAGTGCTCCATCTTTCCCACCAAGGGCTTTACCCTCACGAATCTGTTGTAATATTGCCTCTGTGTCTATCTGAAATTCCATCGTTCAATCCTTGTGTCTTTGAAATACTACCTGATTGACACAGAATTTCTAACGCTCCCCTTTTATCCAAAGATTTTTTGACATTTTGCCACGATTTCTTCACGTATTTCTTTGTTAATCCATTTTCTTGTCGAATCAACGTAATCAAGTCCATGCAAATAACCATCGCTAATATTTTGAGCAGTATCATAATAAATATGAACGCTATTATTATAAGCAAATTTTACGATAATGAACATATATAGAGTACCCCAAAGATTTAGATATTTTGTGGCTGTTTTTTTCAACTCGCCATCCCCATCTTTAATATATGCTTGTTGAAATTCCTTGTAGTCTTTATATGTTCTATATTTTGCTTCAACTAAATATGTTTCTTGAATGCCATTATTTTTACTAGGTTTAATCACTAAAAAATCAGGCATTGTCATGCATCGATGAATGATTGGCATGGCTTTCTTTTTTGTATCTTCGTGGTTTTTTACATCTAAAAAATAAAATGCATTGCCAACAATCGTTTCTATACCAAATGGTTGCACCATGTAACCATGTTTACGATAAAAATATGTACAAATTGATTCAGCTAGTGAAGCTTCTAAACATACATAGTCCTGATTCATTTAAACCCCATTAACAAAAATTATTCATAATGTGCGTATTACCACGATACGATGATAGAAGCTTATTAACTTTAGATTGTTCTTGAATGTTGTTCTGTATATTTGAAGCCAATTTTATTGCTTTTCGATGATGCAATATGTCCTTTATCACAAAGAAGAAGATAAATAAAAATGCAGTAAGAAAGAATAACCCCGCATTGTTTTTTGCTGATCTTGGTGCAAACATAACAGTAATCGCAATAAGAAATTGCAAGGGAATTAGCGGTAAAAATCCTTGAAAAATCAATAACAGATCACTTCTTTTAAAACGAATATTCTTCGATAAATTCAATAGGGAAACAACTCCATATACATTGTCATATTTTGTCTTTTTACAGATCAAAATAACTTTATCACCAATCTTAAAATATGGAAGTTTTTTAGGAAGAATATATACGTTATTGTTTGCCATAATGCTTTTTTTGAAAGATTCTGAAACATTGATTGCAAGGTTATTACTTCCCTTAACCATATAAGAATCTTCTTGAAAATCTTCAACCGTAATACAGTGTACAATATAGGGGTTTTTAAACATATATATTCCTCACTTTTTTATTATCTGTAGCGTACAAAAAATTAACTTTGTCGTTGTTTATTATGACTTTTTCCTTTATAAACATTACCCTTCTCAGCATAATATTCATCAGCCATATCCTGTACGCTTGCATCCTTCATTTTATAAATGACACTTTTCGCTTGATCATCGGAAAAGGTATAAACACCTTTGTTACATGTAAGCAACCCTTTTTCCTCTAAGGCTTCAAAATCAGCCTTGGCATTATCAATAATTTGGATTGCTTCGGGAGTATCAGCCTTAATTTTTGAGAAGTCCATTTTACCGTCTAAAACAAGGCGCAATCTACTTGATGATGCACTTCCATCAGGAGCATTATCAAGAGCTTTTTGTACCTCTTTTTTATCTAAAGGCTTGGTATATTCAGCACGTTTAATATTTTTGGGTTTGCCTGCTTCAAGACGATCATTCTCTTTTGATTGTTCTTGCGCTCTTTGAGCTTCTTTCAAAAGCTCACGTGAAATTTTTAACTCCTCTTGGAGCTTCACATTTTCATCTTCTTTTGCTTTATTAAGAGCTTTCATATTTTCAAGTTGAGTTTTAAGATTTTCATTGGATTTTTCTAAGAGTTCATTTCTGCTAACTTGTGTTTTTAATAGCTCTTCTTTGCTTTTTACCGTTGCTTCCAATAACTGTTTTTGAGCTTTGTATCGTCCGATCAACGACTCAAATTTAACGTTCTCATTTTCAAGTGTTTTAACGTTCTCTTTGTAACTATCAACAGATGTCAATGGAATATCAAAATTATCTTTAAGTTGAATTATTGGATTTTCTTTTTTGTATTGCATTAATGGTATATATTTTTTACTATTTGGAGTAATTTTTTCGATTGGCAACCCGCTAAACTTTTCACGAATGGCATCATTGAATTCTTGTTGAAATGCACCATAAGTTTTATTCTTCATCATTCGTGAGAACGTAGTATTATCGGGGACATCAAATATCGTATGAATGTGGATAGATGCTTGATCTGTATGTCCTGCAACGCCAATAGTATCAATATCAAGTTCAGGAAAGCTACTTTGCAATATTTTTAGAGCAATATCTTTCATTTTTATCAAGATATCTTCATCGTAATTAAGTGCATCTACGGGTGGAAACTTTGTAATAGACCAAGAAGCTTCAACCAAGGAAGCTTCACGCCCTCTTCGAGCACGCTTGAAATTTTGTAGCTCCTTTTCTAAAAGCTCTACTTTGTTCTTGTTACGCTCCGCTGTTTTTAAATCACCTTTCTCTAAAGCCACTTGATATCGTTTTCGATAAACTGATAAATTTTTTGTAATTTTACTTGTACCTTGTTTTTTTAAATCAATGTTGGCTGATTTTTCATAAGGCTGTAAAATGATTGCCCCAGACTCATGATCTGTTTTTTCAATTTCTTGACTGACACGTTTTTTATTTAAATTATGATTTCTAAAAACATGTGCTACTTTTGCCCCCGCTTGAAGAGAATTAACTGGATTAAAGTTAATTGATGTATTCATAGCATTACTCCATTTAGATACACACGAAGGGTGTGTCTATGCTCTTTTCTCTTTTGCTCTTACACGCAATATGACAACACCCAACGAATTAACTTAGTTAATATAGTGATGTAGTCATATTATAGCGTGAAATATAACTTTAGTTATTATAGCATCTTTGCTTAAAACTCGTAGGGTTTTTGGCATTCTTTTTTATTTTTTTATATACCCACACTTCAAATTGCAAGCTATTTTTTAATGTGCACCTGTGTGTTTATAAATGAAAAATTGATGTGTATGTATTAAAGAAGAGTTTGTTCGAGTGTTACTTACCTAAGTAAATTGTACTCGAACTGTTTTGAAGTGCGGTGTAGAATAGTCTGCGTGTATCTATCGCTATTGGGATGTGATTTAGATAAAACAATGTTTTCGCAGAACAGTGTTTTACTATAGCAGAATCACTTTCCTCCCAATATTGTAAATAAGCAAAGCTTAAACCTCATTAACAAATTTTAACCAACGTATTTTTGAGTAAAGACTCTTTTCGATGGATATTCCAATGCGCTTAATGCGCCACCATAAACACATCCTGTAACAATACCACAGAAATGATTCGTTATCCAAGGCTCGTTAAAATGCTCATGTCCAAACACGTTAAATATAGGGTAATGCAGATAATTTTTTTCATAAGGGTAAAGAGGTTTTTGCACGCCGTATAGAATTGATTTTGAGATACGGTTATTACGCAAATACATAGGATTTTTTGATTGATAAAACGGTAATCCAAATCCATGTGTCACAAAAAGAGTTTTATTGTTTTCATCTTTGATGTTATATTCTAAATAATCAGGTAAGCTTTTCATCCATGTTAAATGCTCTTGCAAATCAACGTTGGATAAGTTGATGTAACTTAACTTAGTTTGGTCTCCACCGTTACCGTAACTTAACCAATCACACATATTCTTTGTTTCATAAGCTTCGACCATTACGGCTTCATGGTTGCCTTTAATACAATCGTATCCACCGTTTTTAACATACTCAACAACACGAGCAGAATCCTTGCCACGATCAATTAAATCACCTACAAAAATAAGATGTGATTTTTCTTTGTTAGGTAGTTGTTCGATCAGTTGCATTAGGGTAGTGTAACATCCGTGAACATCACCGATGATATAGACTTGTTTATGTTCAAACATCTTCATTCGCTTCTTTTATACTTCCACGCTTGGAGTGTTAGTATATAGATACACAATAACTTTGACATTTGCGCTTGTGTCATTTATCACTCCTTTTGCATATGCACTTTATTTAGATTTTGATGTTTAATTTTGCTTTGATCTCTTCAGCTTTTTTTGCCACTTGTTCTTTTAACTCTTCTTCTTTTTGGGCTTCTTCTTTGATTTTATTCATTTTATAAGTATCTACTAACTCTTCTAATATTTTATCCTTTGCCAATTCTTCAATAGTTTTTGGTCTCCAAAAAAATAGTTTCCATAATGTCCAAGGCTTTTTGATATGTGAAATATTTAACATATCAAGCGTATATTTAGATGAAAAATCTTCAAAAAAAATATCAAAATTTCTTCTTTCTGCTTTGGTTGGCTTAAACCATAACTTACTAATGTAAAGTCCCACAAACACTGAAGCAAAAAATGAATATCGAAACACATAGAAAGCTACCCAAGATAAAAACACCATAAGTAAAATTGCAAAAATATTACTTTTATAACTTACTACAATCATGTGTGTTAAATTTGGAGTAAATTTTAAAAAAGGAATGCAAAAAAGCAATATCGAAATTACGAGTAATGCTTTCCACACAATTTTTCCATAAGGTTATTCTATTCCTTATAAGGAAAAAAGCGATAAGAACTGTTAATATCCATAAATAATCATCCCCTCTTGCTTTTTGATATAAATGAGTTACAAGCCAATAAATAAATTGGCAAGGTAATATTATAACCATTGCGCCACCAAGCACACCAACCCACCAAATTGATAATGCCGTGATTATATTCGTTAATATTGATACATGTTTACCCATTTTTGACTCCTTAGTTTTAAGCCTGCTGATCTCTAAGGCTTTTTAAATCCTCTTTAATGCGTTCCTTGATTAACTTCATACCCTCTTCATGGGTTACTTCGCCTTTGGCTAATTTCACCAACATTTCAATATCAAAACGATCACAATAAAGATGCTCTATTGCTTGCCCTCGTATGGTACTTTCAATAGAAGCATATTTATCGTGAGGCAATGTATCTTTATACTCTTTGAGTATTGCCAAACTTTCACTCAAGCTTTTAGGCTGATACGGCATTTTATAGCTTTGTTGCATATATTCATCAAGAGCGTGATTGTATTCGTAGTCCGTTTCTGTTCTGCTGTCATTTTCGTACATGTGAGGCTCCTTTATTTATCAAATCCACATAAGACGTGCATGATCGTTCCTTGCACTCCATGTGCATTGTATGTTTTATTTATAAGAAATACTTTTGCATCATAAAAACTCATCGGTGTTTCAAGTACATAAGGAACATCAAAAAAACCAAACGCCGTTAAAACTCTCACCATTGCTTTTTCAAATAGTATAGTCTCATGTTGCATTCTAATCGATTCAACTTCTTCCTTTTCTGCACACTGTATTTGCTTTTCATCAAATTCATCAGTTTCAAGTTCAAATTCATATATGCTATTTAACGTAAACACTGTTAAACATTTAGTGAATTTATCCCATGTAAAGCGTTCAATCTTGCTTGTTCTAAAACATTCCACATCATTTAAATACCACCATATCATTTTTCCAAAAGTAATGTCCGCATAAACATCTTTTGGCATACTGCAATCCATACCTTTGTTTGTTGATGAAAGAAACTTAGCTCTCATATTTTAACCCCTTTGCTAACTATAAACACAATGTATTTTTATTTTTTATATGAAAAAGTATAACACAGTCTCTTTTAATTTAGTATTATATATAATATTATCAATAAGCATTATAAGGAGTTAAAATGTACGATGATAACGAATCAGACTTGCATAAAATCTCTTCCAATATTCATTCTCTCTCAAAGACATTACATGAAGTAAAAACGCTTATCAAGGATAAAGAAGAGAAGCTTAAAGTCATTTCTAAGCGAGATAAAAAGAGACGAGAGAGCCTTAAAATTGCTCAAATGAAGTTTGTTAATGTATCAACCAATATTAAAGCCGAAGAGTATACGAAGTTAGAAAGCAGGCTCAAAGAGCTTAAGATGAGTAAGTCGGCTTATTTGAAGATGTTGATTGAAAGTGACTTGAATATCGCCAACAAAGTATAAAAATAGCTATTTTAAATAAAATATTATGTATTAATATATGTAAAATATATTATTTTTAATTTTTCAACCAATCAGCCCACCATTGAATAAGTTTTTTCTTTTCATCAAAATATTTCATAACATCAGTTCTATCGTAAGCTGCTCGAACTTTGTTTTTCTCTGCATGAGCTAAACAAGCTTCAATGACATCAGGATCAAAACTATGTTTTGTTTTATAGCGATTTGCTGTTGTTGAAAACATTGACCTAAAGCCATGAGATGTCATAGTGTTTTTATAACCGAGCTTCATTAAGGCATGATTTAACGTATTTTCACTTATTGGTTTTAAATTACTTGTAGGGCTTGGAAATACAAATTTACTTTGCCCAAAAGAGTAGGGCTTTATTTTATTGATAATTTCTAATGCTTGGTTTGAAAGAGGAAGAATAAAAGATTGATTCATTTTCATTTTTTCTGCATCAATTTCAATATACGATTCTTTAAAATTTACTTCTGACCATTCTAAATTTCTAAGGTTAAAAGGGCGTAGAAAAACAAAAGGGGCAAGTCTTAAAGCATATATAGTTGATATATCAGCATTATAAGCCTCTCCATAACTATAAATATCTTTTATAAGCTCTTTGATTTCATCTTCTTTTGTCAGAGCTGGTACATGTACAACTTCTTTTCTTTTTAAAGCACTTCGCTTATCTATATCTGCAATAATATTATGTTCTACAAAACCATAAGTAACAGCATATTTGTAAATGCGTTCAATATTATTAAGAACACGAGATGTTAACTCATAAATATCTTGCTTTTGCATATGATCAATTATTTTTAAAATATCAAGACGTGTAATATCTTGGATATTCATGTGCCCAATAAAAGGATAAGCATGCTGTTCTAATCTTACTTTAGATTTTTGATGAGTGATAGGTTTCCATTCAGTGTGCATTTTATTGAGCCAATTTTCTGCAA harbors:
- a CDS encoding IS256 family transposase, with translation MEFQIDTEAILQQIREGKALGGKDGALAPLIKQLTEAALQAEIESHLTQDLVKNRKNGSSSKTMKSEVGSFELDVPRDRAGTFEPQIVKKNQTHMSDQIEQKILSLYALGNSYSQIADHIEEIYGVGFSKATISAVTDKILPMLQEWRVRPLEELYPFIFLDAIHYKVKDEGRYISKAFYTVLGVRTDGKKEILGLYLGESEGAKFWLQVLTDLQNRGVKDILIASVDGLKGFPEAITSVFPNTEVQLCIVHQIRNSLRFIGSINQKQFASELKAVYQAFSKEEAENELDKLEEKWGKKYPIVFQSWRNKWENLSVYFQYPEDIRRVIYTTNIIESVHRQFRTLTKTKGAFPNDDSLLKLLFMGIKNAEKKWTMPIRNWSLTLSQLSIYFEGRLNKALNL
- a CDS encoding metallophosphoesterase; this translates as MKMFEHKQVYIIGDVHGCYTTLMQLIEQLPNKEKSHLIFVGDLIDRGKDSARVVEYVKNGGYDCIKGNHEAVMVEAYETKNMCDWLSYGNGGDQTKLSYINLSNVDLQEHLTWMKSLPDYLEYNIKDENNKTLFVTHGFGLPFYQSKNPMYLRNNRISKSILYGVQKPLYPYEKNYLHYPIFNVFGHEHFNEPWITNHFCGIVTGCVYGGALSALEYPSKRVFTQKYVG
- a CDS encoding tyrosine-type recombinase/integrase → MPLSDTEIKKSRIKDKTYKLSDGQGLYLVVKDNGTKFFRYDYTFQNKRKSMSFGIYPEISLKEARIKRDETKKLLLDSIDPIEYKNNNIPTLSSTFKAIAENWLNKMHTEWKPITHQKSKVRLEQHAYPFIGHMNIQDITRLDILKIIDHMQKQDIYELTSRVLNNIERIYKYAVTYGFVEHNIIADIDKRSALKRKEVVHVPALTKEDEIKELIKDIYSYGEAYNADISTIYALRLAPFVFLRPFNLRNLEWSEVNFKESYIEIDAEKMKMNQSFILPLSNQALEIINKIKPYSFGQSKFVFPSPTSNLKPISENTLNHALMKLGYKNTMTSHGFRSMFSTTANRYKTKHSFDPDVIEACLAHAEKNKVRAAYDRTDVMKYFDEKKKLIQWWADWLKN